One window from the genome of Halomicrobium zhouii encodes:
- a CDS encoding YqaA family protein, translating to MTGAAPLVLSLSFETIVATLAGGFEALVESATGWPGVGIVFVYSFLIAFVLPGPSEIVLAAPLDLGLSQTGRLGVIMLVSATGKAAGSVLAFHVGQEVKQAGPVVRWLRRSRWDVMEWSENQSVQLAQQYGYAGLAGALCVPFFPDTISIYAFAVLERDYVRFAAATFVGSLGRLVVTIGLIGGAVTIF from the coding sequence ATGACAGGGGCGGCGCCACTGGTCCTGTCGCTCTCGTTCGAGACGATCGTCGCCACGCTCGCCGGGGGGTTCGAGGCGCTCGTCGAGTCGGCGACCGGCTGGCCCGGCGTGGGTATCGTCTTCGTCTACTCGTTCCTCATCGCCTTCGTCCTGCCCGGCCCGAGCGAGATCGTGCTCGCGGCGCCGCTGGATCTCGGCCTGTCGCAGACGGGCCGCCTCGGCGTGATCATGCTCGTCAGTGCGACCGGCAAGGCCGCCGGCAGCGTCCTCGCGTTCCACGTCGGCCAGGAGGTCAAGCAGGCCGGCCCGGTCGTCCGCTGGCTCCGCCGGTCGCGGTGGGACGTCATGGAGTGGTCTGAGAACCAGTCCGTCCAGCTCGCACAGCAGTACGGCTACGCCGGCCTCGCTGGCGCACTCTGTGTCCCGTTCTTCCCGGACACCATCTCGATATACGCCTTCGCCGTCCTCGAACGGGACTACGTCCGCTTCGCCGCCGCGACGTTCGTCGGGAGTCTCGGCCGGCTCGTCGTCACCATCGGCCTGATCGGCGGCGCGGTCACGATTTTCTGA
- a CDS encoding ABC transporter ATP-binding protein, with protein sequence MPAIQIDDLTRAYGDVTAVEELSLTVAEGELFGLLGPNGAGKTTTMEVLTGQIVPDSGRVRVLGVDPVTEPTAVRELVGVLPEKESPPSFMTPREYFDFVGAVRGLDDEAVDERTDTWAERLGFAEKLDTMATDLSRGQQQKVMIAGAFFHEPAVVFIDEPLANLDPIVQERVKRFLREYREAGNTIIITTHDVDVAAELCSRVGVVHGGGLVADVRPAELSAEETLLDVFLDRVDATVEGGVAADD encoded by the coding sequence GTGCCAGCCATACAGATCGACGACCTCACCAGGGCGTACGGAGACGTGACCGCGGTCGAGGAGCTCTCGCTCACCGTCGCCGAGGGGGAACTGTTCGGCCTCCTCGGACCGAACGGGGCGGGCAAGACCACCACGATGGAGGTGCTCACCGGCCAGATAGTGCCGGATAGCGGTCGCGTCAGGGTGCTCGGCGTCGACCCGGTCACCGAACCCACGGCGGTCCGGGAACTGGTCGGCGTCCTCCCCGAGAAGGAGTCGCCGCCGAGTTTCATGACGCCGCGGGAGTACTTCGACTTCGTCGGCGCAGTCAGAGGACTCGACGACGAGGCGGTCGACGAGCGGACCGACACGTGGGCCGAGCGCCTCGGGTTCGCCGAGAAGCTCGACACCATGGCGACGGACCTCTCCCGGGGCCAGCAACAGAAGGTGATGATCGCCGGCGCGTTCTTCCACGAGCCGGCGGTCGTGTTCATCGACGAGCCGCTGGCCAACCTCGACCCCATCGTTCAGGAGCGCGTCAAGCGCTTCCTGCGCGAGTACCGCGAGGCCGGCAACACGATCATCATCACGACCCACGACGTCGACGTGGCCGCCGAACTGTGTTCCCGCGTCGGCGTCGTCCACGGCGGCGGCCTCGTCGCGGACGTGCGCCCAGCGGAGCTGTCGGCCGAGGAGACGCTGCTGGACGTGTTCCTCGACCGCGTCGACGCGACCGTCGAGGGGGGTGTCGCCGCGGATGACTGA
- a CDS encoding ABC transporter ATP-binding protein gives MVAIAVDGLTRTFGDVTAVDDLSFTVEDGEIFGLLGPNGAGKSTLINVLVTLLRPTAGTATVDGHDVESETAAVRDSLGIVFQEPALDEELTGAENLAFHARLYGMDRRERTERIDEILDLVGLADERDDPVGTYSGGMKRRLEIGRGLLHEPAVLFLDEPTVGLDARTRRDTWEYIQRMNREAGVTIVLTTHYIEEAEHLCDRVAVVDDGEIAAIDTPAALTASLGGDVVTLAVEGPTGALTDRLDDQSWVTEYTRTDEGVTVTVERGEARIADLVRLADDAGVTITSVDLRRPNLETVFLSLTGATIEEREAGDAERPVATEAER, from the coding sequence ATGGTAGCCATCGCCGTCGACGGATTGACGAGAACGTTCGGCGACGTGACGGCGGTTGACGACCTCTCGTTCACCGTCGAGGACGGGGAGATATTCGGCCTGCTCGGCCCGAACGGTGCGGGCAAGTCGACGCTCATCAACGTGCTCGTCACGCTCCTCCGGCCGACCGCCGGGACCGCGACCGTCGACGGCCACGACGTCGAATCGGAGACGGCCGCTGTCCGCGACAGCCTCGGCATCGTCTTCCAGGAGCCGGCGCTCGACGAGGAGCTGACCGGCGCGGAGAACCTGGCGTTCCACGCACGGCTGTACGGGATGGACCGCCGCGAGCGGACAGAGCGGATCGACGAGATACTCGACCTCGTCGGCCTCGCCGACGAACGCGACGACCCCGTCGGGACGTACTCCGGCGGAATGAAGCGCCGCCTGGAGATCGGTCGCGGCCTCCTCCACGAGCCCGCGGTGCTCTTCCTCGACGAGCCGACGGTCGGGCTGGATGCGCGGACACGCCGGGACACCTGGGAGTACATCCAGCGGATGAACCGCGAGGCAGGGGTGACCATCGTGCTGACCACCCACTACATCGAGGAGGCCGAACACCTCTGCGACCGCGTCGCGGTCGTCGACGACGGGGAGATCGCCGCCATCGACACCCCGGCCGCCCTCACGGCGTCGCTCGGCGGCGACGTCGTGACCCTCGCCGTCGAGGGGCCGACTGGAGCCCTCACCGACCGGCTCGACGACCAGTCGTGGGTCACCGAATACACCAGGACCGACGAGGGCGTCACCGTCACGGTCGAACGCGGCGAGGCGCGTATCGCCGACCTGGTCCGCCTGGCCGACGACGCCGGCGTCACCATCACGTCGGTCGACCTGCGCCGCCCGAACCTCGAAACCGTCTTCCTCTCCCTGACCGGTGCGACCATCGAGGAACGCGAGGCCGGCGACGCCGAACGCCCGGTTGCGACGGAGGCCGAGCGATGA
- a CDS encoding ABC transporter permease has translation MNLVDPLGVYALWRRDVTRFLRAPSRIIGSIAMPLLFLVFLAFGFSGAAIPGLPEGVDYLQFLVPGMIGFTMLFGASFAGLSILSDQEVGFLKEILVAPISRTSIVLGRIAGGSTTALVQAVLILLLSIPLGFRPVSLLSLPLAFVFLVLIAVTFVGFGVALASQFSDSEGFNLVVQFVIFPIFFLSGAIYPISSLPGPVQFLALLNPLTYGVDGLRAVLVGTSAYPFAVDLGALLFSSVVMVAAGTYLFGRVEAV, from the coding sequence ATGAACCTCGTCGACCCGCTCGGTGTCTACGCGCTCTGGCGCCGCGACGTCACGCGATTCCTCCGGGCGCCCTCGCGAATCATCGGCTCCATCGCGATGCCGCTGCTCTTCCTCGTCTTCCTGGCGTTCGGCTTCAGCGGCGCGGCGATCCCCGGGCTCCCCGAGGGCGTCGACTACCTCCAGTTCCTGGTTCCGGGGATGATCGGGTTCACGATGCTGTTCGGGGCTTCCTTCGCCGGCCTCTCCATCCTCTCGGACCAGGAGGTCGGCTTCCTCAAGGAGATCCTCGTCGCCCCGATCAGCCGCACCTCCATCGTCCTGGGCCGCATCGCCGGCGGGTCCACGACGGCGCTCGTCCAGGCCGTCCTGATCCTCCTGCTCTCCATCCCGCTGGGGTTCCGGCCGGTGAGTCTCCTCTCGCTCCCGCTGGCGTTCGTCTTCCTCGTCCTGATCGCGGTGACGTTCGTGGGATTCGGCGTCGCCCTGGCCTCCCAGTTCAGCGACAGCGAGGGGTTCAACCTCGTCGTCCAGTTCGTCATCTTCCCGATCTTTTTCCTCTCGGGAGCGATCTACCCGATTTCGAGCCTCCCCGGCCCGGTCCAGTTTCTCGCGCTTCTCAATCCCCTGACCTACGGCGTCGACGGGCTCAGGGCGGTGCTGGTCGGGACCTCCGCGTATCCGTTCGCGGTGGATCTGGGGGCGCTCCTCTTTTCGTCGGTCGTCATGGTCGCCGCCGGAACCTACCTCTTCGGGCGAGTCGAGGCGGTGTGA
- a CDS encoding LLM class flavin-dependent oxidoreductase: MDLSIVDIAPVRSGETATEAYEDTVELAQAAERLGYSRFWVAEHHGVSDAIASATPEVLIAHLAAKTDDIRVGSGTVLLNHYSPFKVAETFASLDALAPGRVDLGLGRATGMPAVDRALGSGGPRQSAGDDHAAKIEETARHVYDAYPDDHPYADIRIPRSADGVPEVWVLGSSPSSAKIAADLGLPYAFAAFIRPTVAATALDTYRERFQPSEFDEGLDEPHSMLAANVACAETDHEAARLRASSEAAYQRMARGAFGPPPTVEEAVDEIGGVPEPTSTSLAPSEWPRAISGSPETVGTLLEEMTAQVGADEVVVQNLIEDPEARIRSHELIAEGVGIDGR; encoded by the coding sequence ATGGACCTCTCTATCGTCGACATCGCCCCCGTCCGGAGCGGAGAGACGGCGACCGAGGCCTACGAGGACACCGTGGAACTCGCACAGGCCGCCGAACGCCTCGGCTACTCGCGGTTCTGGGTTGCCGAACACCACGGCGTCTCGGACGCCATCGCGAGCGCGACGCCCGAGGTGCTGATCGCCCACCTCGCGGCGAAGACCGACGACATCCGCGTCGGGTCGGGGACGGTGCTCCTGAACCACTACAGTCCCTTCAAGGTGGCCGAGACGTTCGCCTCGCTCGACGCGCTCGCCCCTGGCCGCGTCGACCTCGGCCTGGGCCGGGCGACCGGGATGCCCGCGGTCGACCGCGCGCTGGGCTCCGGCGGTCCTCGACAGTCCGCGGGCGACGACCACGCCGCGAAGATAGAGGAAACAGCGCGGCACGTCTACGACGCCTACCCCGACGACCACCCCTACGCCGACATCCGGATCCCCCGGTCGGCCGACGGCGTCCCCGAGGTGTGGGTACTCGGCTCCAGCCCGTCGAGTGCGAAGATCGCCGCCGACCTCGGCCTCCCCTACGCCTTCGCGGCGTTCATCCGCCCGACCGTCGCCGCGACGGCCCTCGACACCTACCGCGAGCGCTTCCAGCCCTCCGAGTTCGACGAGGGCCTGGATGAACCCCACAGCATGCTCGCGGCCAACGTCGCCTGCGCCGAGACCGACCACGAGGCCGCGCGCCTCCGCGCCTCCTCCGAGGCGGCCTACCAGCGCATGGCCCGTGGTGCCTTCGGCCCGCCCCCGACCGTCGAGGAAGCCGTCGACGAGATCGGCGGCGTCCCGGAGCCGACGTCGACCTCGCTGGCTCCCAGTGAGTGGCCCCGCGCCATCTCCGGCAGTCCCGAGACCGTGGGGACGCTACTGGAGGAGATGACCGCCCAGGTCGGCGCCGACGAGGTGGTCGTCCAGAACCTCATCGAGGACCCGGAGGCCCGGATCCGCTCGCACGAACTCATCGCCGAGGGCGTCGGCATCGACGGCCGGTGA
- a CDS encoding response regulator, producing the protein MRDGRAASGPSDILLVEDNPGDVRLTQEALDAGRFHNTLHVVTDGVDALDFLNRRGEYGDAPRPDVVLLDLNLPRMDGDEVLAAIRDDETLQSLPVVVLTSSQADEDVRRSYELQANAYLTKPVDPDEFVDVMRSFQEFWLSVVRLPGQGD; encoded by the coding sequence ATGCGTGACGGACGCGCGGCGAGCGGTCCGTCGGACATCCTGCTCGTCGAGGACAACCCCGGCGACGTTCGCCTCACCCAGGAGGCCCTCGACGCCGGCCGCTTCCACAACACGCTCCACGTCGTGACCGACGGCGTCGACGCGCTGGACTTTCTCAACCGGCGCGGCGAGTACGGCGACGCGCCCCGGCCCGACGTCGTCCTCCTGGACCTGAACCTCCCGCGGATGGACGGCGACGAGGTGCTCGCGGCGATTCGCGACGACGAGACCCTCCAGTCGCTCCCCGTCGTCGTCCTGACGAGTTCGCAGGCCGACGAGGACGTCCGGCGGTCCTACGAGCTACAGGCCAACGCCTACCTGACCAAACCAGTCGACCCCGACGAGTTCGTCGACGTGATGCGGTCGTTCCAGGAGTTCTGGCTCTCGGTGGTGCGCCTCCCCGGGCAGGGGGACTAG
- a CDS encoding PAS domain-containing sensor histidine kinase — MGPSGSAPDVTREDALGVFSGLAEPHTPLTTGDVASTLECSEQAAERRLRALADDGAVRTRQVGDGLRVWWRPADADLATSRRSTLAEFGAFVRAVEDYAIFTLEADGTVASWNDGAERIKGYAADEIVGEHFSTFYTDEDVAAGVPEANLETAAERGRVEDEGWRVRADGTRFWADVVVTAIRDDDGDLVGFTKVTRDRTEQREYEQQLRRERDLTEQILETVPLSISLVEADGQFVRANEQTLDRLGLDEDELMDANVDAWDLYDADGDPIPVAERPWKRALEAGEPVTGFECQIDLPSLGRRWLSVNAAPLGDGGDGEVAGDDRVVVTVEDVTDQKERERQLRRERDQTEQLLRTVPVGIAVQNADRETLRTNEHVQAEMGLTEQEFREQPVDEGEWQIYDVDGDPLGPEETPSARAIEQEAAVFDEEIVMESPDGDRTHYRINAAPLFDDDGVVERVVLAGEDITELKTQQRQLERQKSELETELGEIFERISDAFYALDDEWRFTHVNERAAEIVGHSPDELLGQVAWDQIPGGRDGALGERFRTAMDTQEPITFEEYVPVSDVWLEFNVYPSESGLSTYFRDVTERKERERELEESERRYRALVENFPNGVVALVDEDLRYQTVGGSPTDVVDRTIDQVEGEYVGDALPDELADELVPYYEAAIRGERGEFEADVGERVFQFQVVPVRDAAGDIFAALGMSQDVTDQKRRERELTKYETIVETVNDGIYVKDDDGYFTMVNDAYAELTGYDREELVGAHSSLVVDEAAIEQSRELEAAMERGDNPTMEATIQTAGDEAVPAEATFTTFETSDGERNHVGVVRDISERLAQRRRLEESERRHRTLVENFPDGAVGLFDEDLEYTAVGGQLLDAAGVGKEDRVGSTVSDVYPDHLVETVEPYFESALDGESNSFEAEFHDRHLLAHTLPVTNADDEVFAGMLVVQDVTEQVEREQRLEELVDRLEASNERLEQFAYAASHDLQEPLRMVSSYLRLIEQRYADELDDDGREFIEYAVDGADRMRDMIEGLLQYSRVDTRGDPFGPVDLNAVLADVRDDLQVRIDETDADVDAEDLPVVEGDGGQLRQVFQNLLDNAIEYSGDAPPEIRLSAQRRGVRASDPSEGSSDEWPESDGDWWEISVTDQGIGIDPADADRVFEVFQRLHAPDDHSGTGIGLALCERIVERHGGDIWVDSEPGEGATFTFTLPAAGERDA; from the coding sequence ATGGGACCATCGGGCTCGGCGCCGGACGTCACGCGGGAGGACGCCCTCGGCGTCTTTTCGGGGCTGGCTGAGCCACACACACCGCTCACGACGGGGGACGTCGCCAGCACGCTGGAGTGTAGCGAACAGGCCGCGGAACGACGGCTGCGAGCGCTCGCCGACGACGGCGCCGTTCGGACGCGACAGGTCGGCGATGGCCTGCGGGTTTGGTGGCGGCCGGCCGACGCGGACCTGGCGACCAGTCGTCGGTCGACGCTGGCGGAGTTCGGGGCGTTCGTGCGCGCGGTCGAGGATTACGCCATCTTCACGCTCGAAGCTGACGGCACCGTCGCGAGCTGGAACGACGGCGCCGAACGCATCAAGGGGTACGCCGCCGACGAGATCGTCGGTGAGCACTTCTCGACGTTCTACACTGACGAGGACGTCGCGGCGGGCGTCCCCGAGGCCAACCTCGAAACCGCCGCCGAACGGGGACGGGTCGAGGACGAGGGGTGGCGCGTCCGTGCGGACGGGACGCGGTTCTGGGCGGACGTCGTCGTCACGGCCATCCGCGACGACGACGGCGACCTCGTCGGCTTCACGAAGGTCACCCGTGACAGGACTGAACAGCGAGAGTACGAACAGCAACTGCGCCGGGAACGCGACCTGACCGAACAGATCCTGGAGACGGTCCCGCTGAGTATCTCCCTGGTGGAAGCCGACGGCCAGTTCGTCCGGGCCAACGAGCAGACGCTGGACCGGTTGGGACTCGACGAAGACGAGCTGATGGACGCGAACGTCGACGCGTGGGACCTGTACGACGCCGACGGCGACCCGATACCGGTCGCCGAGCGGCCGTGGAAGCGAGCGCTCGAGGCCGGGGAACCGGTCACCGGGTTCGAGTGTCAGATCGACCTGCCGTCGCTCGGACGGCGGTGGCTCTCGGTCAACGCCGCGCCGCTCGGGGACGGCGGCGACGGGGAAGTCGCGGGCGACGACCGGGTCGTGGTCACCGTCGAGGACGTGACCGACCAGAAGGAACGCGAACGACAGCTGCGGCGCGAGCGCGACCAGACCGAGCAGCTGTTGCGGACCGTCCCGGTGGGCATCGCCGTCCAGAACGCCGACCGCGAGACGTTGCGAACCAACGAACACGTCCAGGCGGAGATGGGGCTCACAGAGCAGGAGTTCCGCGAACAGCCGGTCGACGAGGGAGAGTGGCAGATATACGACGTCGACGGCGACCCGCTCGGCCCCGAGGAGACGCCGTCGGCGCGCGCCATCGAACAGGAGGCGGCGGTGTTCGACGAGGAAATCGTCATGGAGTCGCCCGACGGCGACCGGACCCACTACCGGATAAACGCCGCGCCGCTGTTCGACGACGACGGGGTGGTCGAACGGGTCGTCCTCGCCGGCGAGGACATCACGGAGCTGAAAACCCAGCAGCGACAGCTCGAGCGCCAGAAGTCGGAGCTGGAGACCGAACTCGGCGAGATATTCGAGCGAATCTCGGACGCGTTCTACGCCCTCGACGACGAGTGGCGGTTCACGCACGTCAACGAGCGGGCCGCCGAGATCGTCGGCCACTCGCCCGACGAGTTGCTCGGACAGGTCGCCTGGGACCAGATCCCGGGCGGCCGGGACGGCGCGCTGGGTGAGCGGTTCCGGACGGCGATGGACACCCAGGAGCCGATCACCTTCGAGGAGTACGTCCCCGTCTCCGACGTGTGGCTGGAGTTCAACGTCTATCCGTCGGAGTCGGGGCTCTCGACGTACTTCCGGGACGTCACCGAGCGCAAGGAGCGCGAACGGGAACTCGAGGAGTCCGAACGCCGCTACCGCGCGCTCGTCGAGAACTTCCCGAACGGGGTGGTCGCGCTCGTCGACGAGGACCTTCGCTACCAGACCGTCGGCGGGAGCCCCACCGACGTCGTCGACCGAACCATCGACCAGGTGGAAGGCGAGTACGTCGGCGACGCCCTGCCCGACGAACTGGCCGACGAACTCGTTCCGTACTACGAGGCCGCAATCCGTGGCGAACGCGGCGAGTTCGAGGCCGACGTCGGCGAGCGCGTCTTCCAGTTCCAGGTCGTCCCCGTCCGCGACGCCGCGGGCGACATCTTCGCGGCGCTGGGCATGTCCCAGGACGTCACCGACCAGAAGCGACGGGAACGGGAACTGACGAAGTACGAAACCATCGTCGAGACGGTCAACGACGGTATCTACGTGAAAGACGACGACGGCTACTTCACGATGGTCAACGACGCCTACGCGGAGTTGACCGGCTACGACCGGGAGGAACTCGTCGGCGCCCACTCCTCGCTCGTGGTCGACGAGGCGGCCATCGAACAGTCACGCGAACTGGAAGCGGCGATGGAACGGGGTGACAACCCGACGATGGAGGCGACCATCCAGACGGCCGGCGACGAAGCGGTCCCGGCGGAGGCGACGTTCACCACGTTCGAGACGAGCGACGGCGAGCGGAATCACGTCGGCGTCGTCCGGGACATCTCCGAGCGCCTGGCACAGCGGCGCCGGCTCGAAGAGTCCGAGCGCCGGCACCGCACCCTCGTGGAGAACTTCCCGGACGGCGCCGTGGGCCTGTTCGACGAAGACCTGGAGTACACCGCCGTCGGGGGCCAGTTGCTCGACGCGGCGGGAGTCGGCAAAGAAGACCGAGTCGGAAGCACTGTCTCGGACGTGTACCCGGACCACCTCGTCGAGACTGTCGAACCGTACTTCGAGTCAGCCCTCGACGGCGAGTCGAACTCCTTCGAGGCCGAGTTCCACGACCGTCACCTGCTGGCGCACACGCTCCCCGTCACGAACGCCGACGACGAGGTGTTCGCCGGGATGTTGGTGGTCCAGGACGTCACCGAACAGGTCGAGCGCGAGCAGCGCCTCGAAGAACTCGTCGACCGCCTGGAGGCGTCCAACGAACGCCTCGAACAGTTCGCCTACGCCGCCTCCCACGACCTCCAGGAGCCGTTGCGGATGGTGTCGAGCTACCTGCGCCTGATCGAACAGCGCTACGCCGACGAACTCGACGACGACGGGCGGGAGTTCATCGAGTACGCCGTCGACGGCGCCGACCGCATGCGCGACATGATCGAAGGACTGCTTCAGTACTCCCGGGTCGACACGCGCGGTGACCCGTTCGGCCCGGTGGACCTGAACGCGGTCCTCGCCGACGTTCGCGACGACCTGCAGGTGCGCATCGACGAGACCGACGCCGACGTCGACGCCGAGGACTTGCCCGTCGTCGAGGGCGACGGGGGACAGTTGCGCCAGGTGTTCCAGAACCTGCTGGACAACGCCATCGAGTACAGCGGCGACGCCCCGCCCGAGATCCGCCTGAGCGCCCAGCGGCGCGGCGTCCGCGCGAGCGACCCGAGCGAGGGCTCGTCGGACGAGTGGCCCGAGTCCGACGGCGACTGGTGGGAGATCTCGGTCACCGACCAGGGGATCGGCATCGACCCTGCCGACGCCGACCGGGTCTTCGAGGTGTTCCAGCGCCTCCACGCGCCCGACGACCACTCGGGGACGGGCATCGGCCTGGCGCTGTGTGAACGCATCGTCGAGCGCCACGGGGGCGACATCTGGGTCGACTCCGAACCCGGCGAGGGGGCGACGTTCACGTTCACCCTCCCGGCAGCAGGTGAGCGCGATGCGTGA
- a CDS encoding Gfo/Idh/MocA family protein — protein sequence MSMSDSPAVGIVGLGGMGTQHASNLTALGADVVGGSDVVTEARDEFAAAFDAVTFDDHEAMYDELDLDAVVITTPNAFHEPAATAALERDVHVLCEKPLADSLPDAERIVAADEASDAFCMVGFSNRFAAAPSLFRAYQADGEFGDVEAVEGAFVRRRGIPGLDSWFTNRDLSGGGALIDIGVHAIDYALYLAGFPDVVEVSGVTRDTFISGDAYVDPDDFAGGWDATEGERDVEDSATLLLRCADDTTISLEVAWATNREPDHEFHVRGTEGGARLAIGGDELQVLGSDDRALDHHRDTTLSGDPDRDRYVEEAATFLDGVRAGERPAINHVEEGLLVQRVIDAVYESSERGTSVRLDDAEGVSEDERAAKLE from the coding sequence ATGTCAATGTCCGATTCCCCTGCCGTCGGCATCGTCGGTCTCGGCGGGATGGGCACCCAGCACGCCAGCAACCTCACTGCACTCGGCGCCGACGTGGTCGGCGGCTCGGACGTCGTCACCGAGGCCCGCGACGAGTTCGCCGCCGCCTTCGACGCGGTGACCTTCGACGACCACGAGGCGATGTACGACGAACTCGACCTGGACGCCGTCGTCATCACGACGCCCAACGCCTTCCACGAACCGGCCGCGACGGCCGCCCTCGAACGCGACGTCCACGTCCTCTGTGAGAAGCCACTGGCCGACTCGCTCCCCGACGCCGAGCGAATCGTCGCCGCGGACGAGGCCTCCGACGCCTTCTGCATGGTCGGGTTCAGCAACCGCTTCGCCGCCGCGCCGTCGCTGTTCAGGGCCTACCAGGCCGACGGCGAGTTCGGCGACGTCGAGGCCGTCGAGGGCGCGTTCGTCCGCCGCCGCGGCATCCCCGGCCTCGACTCGTGGTTCACGAACCGCGACCTCTCGGGTGGCGGCGCGCTCATCGACATCGGCGTCCACGCCATCGACTACGCGCTCTACCTGGCTGGCTTCCCCGACGTCGTCGAGGTCTCCGGCGTCACCCGGGACACGTTCATCAGCGGCGACGCGTACGTCGACCCCGACGACTTCGCCGGCGGCTGGGACGCCACCGAAGGCGAGCGCGACGTCGAGGACTCGGCGACCCTCCTGTTGCGCTGTGCCGACGACACCACCATCTCGCTGGAGGTCGCGTGGGCCACGAACCGCGAACCCGACCACGAGTTCCACGTCCGCGGCACCGAGGGCGGTGCTCGCCTCGCCATCGGCGGCGACGAACTCCAGGTGCTGGGCTCGGACGACCGCGCCCTCGACCACCACCGGGACACGACGCTCTCGGGCGACCCGGACCGGGACCGGTACGTGGAGGAGGCCGCCACGTTCCTCGACGGCGTCCGCGCGGGTGAGCGTCCCGCCATCAACCACGTCGAGGAGGGCCTGCTGGTCCAGCGCGTCATCGACGCCGTCTACGAGTCCAGCGAGCGCGGGACGTCGGTTCGGCTGGACGACGCCGAGGGTGTGAGCGAGGACGAGCGGGCCGCGAAGCTGGAGTGA
- a CDS encoding beta-alanine-activating enzyme beta-propeller domain-containing protein: protein MLRAVGGVVGGGALTSVASRPTRAQSGEAWSQFGYDDANTRHAPENTGPVTDISQQWAVETGSRVWSSPAVADGTVYVGSYDNSVYALDATDGAEQWTFDTSGMLESSPAVANGTVYVGSNDNSVYALNAADGSEQWAFETGDSVRSSPTAVDGTVYIGSTDNTVYALDAADGSEQWAVETGDKVSSSPAVTNDTVYIGSNDDNVYALDAADGTEQWASDTGNPVFDCSPAVADGTVYVGSLSRLYALDAADGTTQWTFQMSNDVGSAPAVADGTVYVGRGNHTVYALDAADGTEQWAFDTGFDVYSAPAVADGVVYIGSYDNNVYALKAADGTEQWAFETGDSVYSSPAVADGIVYVGSFDNSVYAIQGSPGTPKSEPTDDSGPGFGLLSAAAGAGMAGLSRAVATEQDMDE, encoded by the coding sequence ATGCTGCGAGCTGTCGGGGGGGTCGTCGGCGGCGGGGCGCTCACGTCCGTGGCGAGTCGACCTACGCGTGCCCAGTCCGGCGAGGCGTGGTCCCAGTTCGGCTACGACGACGCGAACACGCGGCACGCGCCCGAGAACACGGGCCCCGTCACAGACATCTCCCAGCAGTGGGCCGTCGAAACGGGCAGCAGGGTGTGGTCGTCACCGGCAGTAGCAGACGGCACTGTTTACGTCGGAAGTTACGACAACAGTGTGTACGCCCTGGATGCGACCGATGGCGCCGAGCAGTGGACTTTCGACACGAGTGGAATGTTGGAATCATCGCCGGCAGTGGCCAACGGCACCGTCTACGTCGGGAGTAATGACAACAGCGTGTACGCCCTGAATGCGGCCGATGGCAGTGAGCAGTGGGCCTTCGAGACCGGCGACTCGGTGCGGTCGTCGCCGACAGCGGTCGACGGCACCGTCTATATCGGGAGTACTGATAATACGGTGTACGCGCTGGACGCGGCCGACGGCAGCGAGCAGTGGGCCGTCGAGACTGGCGACAAAGTGTCCTCATCACCGGCAGTGACCAACGATACCGTCTACATCGGAAGTAACGACGACAACGTGTACGCCCTGGACGCGGCCGATGGCACCGAGCAGTGGGCCTCCGACACAGGCAATCCAGTGTTCGACTGTTCACCGGCAGTGGCTGACGGTACCGTCTACGTCGGAAGTCTTAGCAGACTCTACGCGCTGGACGCGGCCGACGGTACTACGCAGTGGACCTTCCAGATGTCCAACGACGTCGGCTCGGCGCCGGCAGTGGCCGACGGGACTGTCTACGTCGGAAGGGGCAACCACACCGTGTACGCGCTGGACGCGGCCGACGGCACCGAGCAATGGGCCTTCGACACAGGGTTCGACGTGTACTCGGCGCCGGCAGTCGCCGATGGCGTCGTCTACATCGGAAGTTACGACAACAACGTGTACGCACTGAAAGCGGCCGACGGTACCGAGCAGTGGGCATTTGAGACGGGCGATAGTGTGTACTCGTCACCGGCAGTCGCCGACGGCATCGTCTACGTCGGAAGCTTCGACAACTCGGTGTACGCAATACAGGGCTCCCCGGGGACGCCGAAGAGCGAGCCCACGGACGACTCCGGGCCGGGGTTCGGACTTCTCAGTGCAGCGGCCGGCGCGGGGATGGCTGGCCTCTCCAGGGCAGTCGCAACCGAGCAGGATATGGACGAGTGA